AAATGGATTTTCAGGTCATTGGTCAGACTCTCATTCGACTGTGTTCTTCTCATTCCTAATGTGAAGACATGCTTCATATAACATTCAGCCCATTTTTCTTTCAACTTGTATATACCATCCAACCAAGTTTGCTTGCTCACCTTTTTCCTAATGATGTCAAATTTATGTTCAAATTCTGCCATGTCCACATACTCAAACATGCATGCACTAAAATCTGATAGAATATTTGTGTCTTCATTCTTCTCTTCATGTAGATGTTTGACGGCATTCTGCATAATGTCAAAGGTGCATAATCCATGCCATGCTTCTACAAATACTTCTGCAACTGCCTTTCCCATTGCAGAATCTTGATCTGTATAGATTGTCTTAGGTTGCTGCCCATTATGAGCTTTTAGAAAGGTCTCAAACAGCCACTTGAAGGACTCAAATGTTTCATCATACATAAGGGCAGCACCAAAAACTACAGTTTCTCTAAAATGATTGAATCCAACAAAAACACCAAAAGGCCTGCTCTCCTTATCTGTTCCAAAAGTAGTGTCAAAACTAACAACGTCACCAAAATGTGCATAGTCCATTATCATTTTAGCATCAACCCAGAATATGTTTGCAATTTGTTCTTCACAGTCCATTTGCAATGCATATTGGAATGATGGGTTCTCAGCAATTTTTTCTTGAAAATATTTAAGCATGCTACCTGCTTGGCCATATGCCATCCCCCGTTGACGCTTGGTCGGCAAATAGTTTGTGTGATCTTGAACTGTGTAGCTAAGATTCAGTGATCCGCCAACTTGGTGACTAGCCAACTCATGCGCCGCTTTCGGCTCAATTCCTGCATCATCTGCTGTTTCAATTTCAAAGGCCGGTATATCTGAAATTTTCTTTTGTGACACCATTAAGTGTAAGGTTTGTGGCAGGTATACTATGTGATTGTGCTCCAAAACCAGCTCAGACACTTCAAAATTGCCCTTCTTTCGGTCCATTTTAAGACTCATGTGGACTTGACAACCGGTTCTAGTTTCAGCTCGACGACGCTTTGTTAAATGATCCCTTTTGTCTTGTCGTCTATGACCCTCATTTGCACAAACAAATCTACATGATGTAACCTTGCCATCGGATTGACTTTTGTTTGTGTACCTTTTTCTCACCTCAAAGCCTTTTTGTGCACCATAGCTAATCCAAAATGACCAAGCCTCATCTGAATTTCTAAATTCCATGCCAACATAAGGTGCCAAACTAGGCATCAAGGTCTTACTGTATCAGAAAAGCACCAAGTGTGAGAGTAGTGCATAGACATACTGACTGAAAAAATTATGTAACCTCTTACTAAAATTTGTGAGGTCCCATGCCAAAAGGAACATGCAAGGAGTAGCAGTACTTAGGGACAACTACAATCCATCGGATGTCACTTAAGAAATAACAGGATGGAGTTGTATTACTTACGTATTGGAATCCTGGTGCGCTATATTAGCCTCTTCTTCCATTTCGGTAGTACAGAAGCAAATGTTATAGCAGCCGGGAACGGATCTTCAATCAACCACTTCTTCTTTGCCTTTGGAATTGCAAAAGAAAGCTAAAGGAAGAGGGATATTGTTATCTTTTTGGCGTGAAAGTCTGCAGCAATTCACGCTATTTTGTCCTCCCGCCATCATCTACGCAAGTGCTGTGGTGACAGACAGCTCCACATCACGGCAGACAACTGACTGGGCACTTGCTGTTTCCATGGGCGATTGCTTCCTGCCGTTGCATGTGGAATGAACAGCGACGCGGCATCAGACGTCCCTCTGACATAAAATGCCCAGCATCTAGGATATGCCTATCCAAAAACTGCAATGCAGAATACGGTATAATCAATACACAATTTGGTAACACAAACTACAAAACTCTCCTACAGTTCT
The Panicum hallii strain FIL2 chromosome 6, PHallii_v3.1, whole genome shotgun sequence genome window above contains:
- the LOC112898461 gene encoding protein FAR1-RELATED SEQUENCE 5-like, which gives rise to MEEEANIAHQDSNTKTLMPSLAPYVGMEFRNSDEAWSFWISYGAQKGFEVRKRYTNKSQSDGKVTSCRFVCANEGHRRQDKRDHLTKRRRAETRTGCQVHMSLKMDRKKGNFEVSELVLEHNHIVYLPQTLHLMVSQKKISDIPAFEIETADDAGIEPKAAHELASHQVGGSLNLSYTVQDHTNYLPTKRQRGMAYGQAGSMLKYFQEKIAENPSFQYALQMDCEEQIANIFWVDAKMIMDYAHFGDVVSFDTTFGTDKESRPFGVFVGFNHFRETVVFGAALMYDETFESFKWLFETFLKAHNGQQPKTIYTDQDSAMGKAVAEVFVEAWHGLCTFDIMQNAVKHLHEEKNEDTNILSDFSACMFEYVDMAEFEHKFDIIRKKVSKQTWLDGIYKLKEKWAECYMKHVFTLGMRRTQSNESLTNDLKIHFKSDFDIIEFFIHFERVVQGKRDNELNSEFDSRRNLPKICMRRPPPILVQASKLYTPIIFEAFQGEYEKSLAACTKALEGNNEYLVGDFTFKEEYEVIGDPSKQTVVCSCRQFDRTGILCAHALKVLDLMNIKLLPPQYVLKRWTWEAWIGTAQDNQGRNIAENPMDAMLRYKYMSRKFLNLAHQAANFPECTVLVDRALDILGKQIEDKVNGCTSTDPCTVHTDDLFTGELVFW